In the genome of Herpetosiphonaceae bacterium, the window GAAGGGATTGGGCAGGAAGCGCTCGGCGGTGAGGTCGGGGCGGTGATGGTAGCCGCGCGCGAGGCCGATACCGCCGAGGTACAGCTCACCGACCACGCCGGGCGGCACCGGCTCCCCCTGGGCATCGAGCAGATAGAGCTGCGTGTTGGCGATCGGACGTCCCAGCGGCGGCGGCGCTGCGTCGTCAGGCTGACACGCGGCGATCGAGGCGCAGACAGTGGCTTCGGTTGGGCCGTAGGCGTTGCAGAAGCGGCGGCCCGGTGCCCAGCGGCGCACCAGCTCGGCAGAACAGGCCTCGCCCGCGACGATCAGTGTCTCCAGCCTGGGCAGCGGGTGCTCCGGCAGCGTGGCAAGGGTCGAGGGCGGCAGCGTGACATGGGTAATGGCGCGCTGGGCCAGGAAGGCGGCCAGCTCGGCGCCGACCAGCGGACGGTCGCCGGGGAGCAGCTCCAGGGTAGCGCCCGCACCGAGGGCCATGGCGATCTCGGAGATCGAGGCATCGAAGCTGATCGAGGCGAACTGGAGCACACGGCTGTGAGGCGTGACGGCAAAGGCGTGCTGCTGGGCCAGCGTCATGTTGACGAGGCCGCGCTGGGCGACGAGCACGCCCTTGGGGGTGCCAGTCGAGCCGGAGGTGTAGATCACGTAGGCGAGGTGATCGGGATCGACGGCGGGCAGATTGTGGGTCGGCTGGTGGTCGAGCAGCTCAGCGGCGGTATCGAGACACAGCACGGCGGCAGCCTGGCCGGGTAGTGCAGGCCGTAGGGCGGCATGCGTCAGTAGGAGGGCGACCTGGGCATCGCGGAGCATCAAGCCGAGCAACTCGGCGGGATAGGTCGGGTCGAGCGGGACGTAGGCGCCGCCCGCCTTGAGCACGGCCAGCAGCGCGACGACGAGATCAAGGGAGCGCTCAAGGCAGAGGCCGACGCGGGTGTCAGGGCCGACACCGCGCGCGCGGAGGGCATGGGCGAGCTGGTTGGCGCGCGCGTTGAGCGCGGCATAGGTGAGCTGCGTGTCGGCCAGCGTCACGGCCAGGGCATCGGGGGTACGGGCGGCCTGCGCTTCGATCAGGTGGGGCAGGGTACCAGCGGCGGGCACGGGCACGGCGGGGGCGTGCCAGGCGTGGAGCCAGTGCAGCCGCTCGGCGGGGGCGAGCAGGGTCAGCGCGGCGAGCGGCTGGGTGGGCTGGGCGGCGAACTGTGCGAGCAAGCGCTGGAGATGCGCCAGCAGCCGCGCGATCGTCTCCGGCTCGAAGCGCCGCCGATCGTATGTGACGCGCAGGGCTACAGTCTTCCCAGGAGCGACGATCACGTTCAGCGGATATTTACTCTGCTCATCGCTGTAGAGGTTCGCCATCACAACGCTAGGACGAGCGCCATCGCCACCGCCTGCGGTTGTCGCCGGATAGTTCTCGAAGACCAGCAGGCTCTCGAAGAGCGGCTGCCCACGGGGCACGTCGCTCCAGCCCTGGATCTGCACGAGTGGGCTGTACTCGTACTGGCGGAGCTCGGCCTGCTGCGCTTGCAGCGCCTTGAGCCAG includes:
- a CDS encoding amino acid adenylation domain-containing protein, whose product is MKNVEDVYPLSPMQQGMLFHTLYDPGLYVEQTISTLRGNLNLAAFQRAWQQAVDRHPILRTAFLWEGLDSPLQVVRRQTKLPWTIEDWRGLDPDEHQSRLQQFLQADLARGFDLAQAPLMRLALFQTADDTYSFVWSQHHILLDGWSLPLLLNEIFTSYEAASQGRELHLPRPRPYRDYIAWLQRQDMAQAEAFWRQFLAGFAAPTAFGVDHLVYTSDDEPQYGRHEMHLPAEPSAALQALARQHGLTMNTVVQGAWAILLSRYSGEPDVVFGATVSGRPAELPGVEQMIGLFINTLPVRVQVRPAARLLDWLKALQAQQAELRQYEYSPLVQIQGWSDVPRGQPLFESLLVFENYPATTAGGGDGARPSVVMANLYSDEQSKYPLNVIVAPGKTVALRVTYDRRRFEPETIARLLAHLQRLLAQFAAQPTQPLAALTLLAPAERLHWLHAWHAPAVPVPAAGTLPHLIEAQAARTPDALAVTLADTQLTYAALNARANQLAHALRARGVGPDTRVGLCLERSLDLVVALLAVLKAGGAYVPLDPTYPAELLGLMLRDAQVALLLTHAALRPALPGQAAAVLCLDTAAELLDHQPTHNLPAVDPDHLAYVIYTSGSTGTPKGVLVAQRGLVNMTLAQQHAFAVTPHSRVLQFASISFDASISEIAMALGAGATLELLPGDRPLVGAELAAFLAQRAITHVTLPPSTLATLPEHPLPRLETLIVAGEACSAELVRRWAPGRRFCNAYGPTEATVCASIAACQPDDAAPPPLGRPIANTQLYLLDAQGEPVPPGVVGELYLGGIGLARGYHHRPDLTAERFLPNPF